One window of Oncorhynchus kisutch isolate 150728-3 linkage group LG25, Okis_V2, whole genome shotgun sequence genomic DNA carries:
- the LOC109869998 gene encoding cytochrome b-245 chaperone 1 homolog has product MGYMQVEGHTTNMLHLKRSPGIRSWSLLIDSILWKLFYMTGCLFVAMQNMEEWEEAVKTFSLYALILTMCRRGQEKVVMDMRHLRDVCVQEKVRYLGKGYLLVLRLATGFSYPLTQSTTMGGTQ; this is encoded by the exons ATGGGGTATATGCAGGTAGAGGGGCACACCACCAACATGTTACACCTGAAGAGGTCGCCTGGCATCCGCTCCTGGTCGCTGCTCATAG ACAGTATCCTGTGGAAGCTTTTCTACATGACGGGCTGTCTGTTCGTGGCCATGCAGAAcatggaggagtgggaggaggcaGTGAAGACCTTCAGTCTGTATGCTCTGATTCTCACCATGTGTAGGAGAGGCCAGGAGAAAG TGGTGATGGACATGAGGCACCTGCGTGACGTATGTGTTCAGGAGAAGGTGCGCTACCTAGGGAAGGGCTACCTGCTGGTGCTGCGACTGGCCACAGGTTTCTCCTACCCCCTCACACAGAGCACCACCATGGGGGGGACACAG TGA
- the LOC109870233 gene encoding nuclear prelamin A recognition factor: protein MSEENIRRRREKCENCTKQCNKKPSDEDRSSLPEEDVANGKVPASSHLLKQQVLLSACLSCEGCVSEEESLKISQQNLDEVARVLGLNKKCDVSKHQVLVVSVCPQSLPFFAVKYGLDIPEATRKLCGFLKSLGVQYVFDTTLAAGFSILESQRDFVQRYSRRHHDSQALPMFTSSCPGWIRYAERVLGSLVTPHICTARSPQQIMGCLVKDYFTKQQKLSPDKLYHIMVAPCFDKKLEAVREEFYNSLLESRDVDCVLTSGEVFHMMEQMKVSLADLDSVPLDHVLGEAGDPALVRHQGRGSEGFLEHIFKYAASELFSLDVEEITYKTLRNRDFQEVCLERDGEVLLQFASVYGFRNIQTLVHRMRKGHVPYQLVEVLSCPGGCVSGRGQAQGETGGRVDKALVQQMEEAYSSLPVRLPDTNPGLHFLYQDWLEGQESTHANTLLHTQYTQQSPSQTLTHTKPPHIQW, encoded by the exons ATGTCAGAAGAGAACATCAGAAGACGCAGGGAGAAGTGTGAGAATTGCACTAAACAG TGCAACAAGAAGCCGAGTGATGAAGACCGTAGTTCCCTTCCGGAGGAAGATGTAGCCAACGGAAAGGTCCCtgcctcctcccatctcctcaagCAGCAGGTGTTGCTGAGTGCCTGTCTGTCCTGTGAGGGCTGTGTGTCCGAGGAGGAGAGCCTAAAGATCTCCCAACAGAACCTGGACGAGGTGGCCCGCGTCCTGGGTCTCAACAAG AAGTGTGATGTGTCCAAACACCAGGTCCTGGTGGTGTCGGTGTGTCCCCAGTCTCTGCCTTTCTTCGCTGTCAAGTACGGTCTGGACATTCCTGAGGCCACACGCAAGCTCTGTGGCTTCCTCAAGAGCCTGG gagtGCAGTATGTCTTTGATACCACTCTAGCAGCAGGCTTCAGTATTCTGGAGAGCCAGAGAGACTTTGTCCAGAGGTACAGCAGGAGGCACCATGATAGCCAGGCCCTACCCATGTTCACCTCCTCCTGTCCAG GGTGGATCCGGTACGCTGAGCGTGTTCTGGGCAGTCTGGTCACTCCTCACATCTGTACGGCCAGGTCTCCTCAACAGATCATGGGCTGTCTGGTCAAAGACTATTTCACCAAACAACAG AAGCTGAGCCCAGACAAGCTTTACCATATAATGGTGGCTCCATGCTTTGATAAGAAACTGGAGGCAGTGCGAGAGGAGTTCTACAACAGTCTCCTGGAGAGCAGAGACGTGGACTGTGTCCTCACATCCG gggaGGTGTTCCACATGATGGAGCAGATGAAGGTGTCACTAGCAGACCTAGACTCCGTCCCTCTAGACCACGT CCTGGGTGAGGCAGGGGATCCAGCCTTGGTGAGACACCAGGGCAGAGGATCGGAGGGCTTCCTGGAACACATCTTCAAATATGCTGCTTCTGAACTGTTTAGTCTGGATGTAGAGGAGATCACATACAAGACTCTCAG gaaCCGTGACTTTCAGGAGGTGTGTCTGGAGCGGGATGGGGAGGTCCTGCTGCAGTTTGCATCCGTCTACGGCTTCAGGAACATCCAGACCCTGGTCCACCGCATGAGGAAAGGACACGTCCCCTACCAATTGGTGGAAGTGCTCTCCTGCCCCGGAG gttgTGTGAGTGGTCGTGGGCAGgcgcagggagagacaggaggccGGGTGGACAAAGCCTTGGTTCAGCAGATGGAAGAGGCCTACAGCAGTCTACCAGTCAGGCTGCCTGACACcaaccctggcctacactttcTCTACCAGGACTGGCTGGAGGGACAGGAGTCAACACACGCcaacacactcctacacacacagtacacacagcagAGCCCCAGccagacactgacacacacaaagcCCCCGCACATACAgtggtga
- the LOC109870581 gene encoding uncharacterized protein LOC109870581 encodes MDVLLWRCVLGLLCSPAVLTWTVSQSPSAVALMKVNSSAEILCSTSLPDPTGLYLRGRFHNNRDVLYLSIADRAVGRTTIHNGFRGRVTVVSDQDQEVKRGCEFTLRLSQLGVEDTDSYYCSWRYYDTKGKVLVQRHSNGTIIIVRERDPEKGCGGGQTNIELILIVLSWTAFIVIFFLFIGALMWRCTRTKKHYTPARDNRRHHHHHHQHVSTAQAYC; translated from the exons ATGGATGTTCTGTTGTGGAGATGTGTGCTGGGACTCCTCTGCAGCCCTGCAGTGCTCACCTGGACAG TTTCCCAGAGCCCCAGTGCCGTAGCTCTGATGAAGGTCAACTCCTCGGCCGAGATCCTCTGCTCCACATCGCTACCGGACCCCACAGGCCTCTACCTCAGGGGTCGATTCCACAACAACAGAGATGTGCTGTACTTGTCGATAGCTGACAGAGCAGTCGGTAGGACCACAATCCACAATGGGTTCAGAGGTCGGGTCACAGTGGTGTCAGACCAGGACCAGGAGGTCAAGCGGGGCTGTGAGTTCACACTGAGGCTGTCCCAGCTTGGGGTGGAGGACACAGACAGTTACTACTGCAGCTGGAGGTACTACGATACCAAAGGGAAAGTGCTGGTACAGCGGCACAGTAATGGCACCATCATCATTGTCAGAG agagagatccagagaagGGCTGTGGCGGCGGTCAGACCAACATTGAACTCATCTTGATTGTGCTGAGTTGGACGGCCTTCATCGTCATCTTCTTCCTCTTCATTGGAGCTCTGATGTGGCGATGCACACGG ACCAAAAAGCACTACACACCAGCCAGGGACAATAGaagacaccaccatcaccaccaccagcatGTGTCCACAGCACAGGCCTACTGCTGA
- the fdxr gene encoding NADPH:adrenodoxin oxidoreductase, mitochondrial encodes MSTHKAALCKVQILKLFLTSARCGRITRFHGVCGLSTSTPASSAKVCIVGGGPAGFYTAQHLVKTRTDVQVDIYERLPVPFGLVRFGVAPDHPEVKNVINTFTQTAQHARCSFHGNVRVGKDVTVEELQEAYHAVVLSYGAEGNRTMGVPGEDLAGVYSAKDFVGWYNGLPRNSELRPDLSCETAVILGQGNVALDVARILLSPVDILKKTDITQHALDALAESSVRRVLIVGRRGPLQVACTIKELREMVNLPGTRPEMEASEFEGIAETLKSLARPRKRLTELLLKAAIETPGEEELERRNRAERAWGFRFLRKPLEVLPSTDLIRAAGIRLAVNRLEGDGEGVRAVATGEVEDVECGLVISSIGYKSLLIDPAVPFDARKAIIPNTMGRVQQTAGLYCSGWVKRGPTGVIATTMNDSFDTARTLLQDIGKGTLDVSTVKPGSQGVSTLLEKRGVKPVSFSDWEKIDSEETRRGEIKGKPREKMLDVGEMLQVARA; translated from the exons ATGAGCACTCATAAAGCTGCGTTGTGCAAGGTCCAGATTTTAAAGTTATTTCTGACTTCGGCAAGGTGCGGGAGGATCACACGATTCCATG GTGTGTGTGGACTTTCCACCTCCACACCTGCCTCCAGTGCCAAGGTGTGCATAGTTGGAGGTGGCCCAGCTGGCTTCTACACTGCACAACACCTAGTCAAG ACTCGGACAGATGTTCAGGTGGACATCTACGAGCGTCTACCCGTCCCCTTCGGGTTGGTCAGATTTGGGGTGGCCCCCGACCATCCAGAGGTCAAG AACGTCATCAACACCTTCACCCAAACGGCCCAGCATGCCAGGTGTAGTTTCCATGGCAATGTGAGAGTGGGGAAGGACGTCACTGTGGAGGAGCTTCAAGAAGCCTACCACGCTGTGGTGCTG AGCTATGGAGCGGAGGGGAACAGGACAATGGGTGTACCAGGGGAAGACTTGGCTGGGGTGTACTCTGCCAAAGACTTTGTCGGCTGGTACAATGGGCTGCCTAGAAACAGTGAG CTTAGGCCGGATCTGAGCTGTGAGACGGCTGTCATTCTGGGGCAGGGTAACGTGGCACTGGATGTTGCGAGGATACTGCTATCTCCTGTAGATATTCTGAAG AAGACTGATATCACCCAGCATGCACTAGATGCCCTGGCAGAGAGCAGTGTCCGCAGGGTGCTCATTGTGGGGCGCAGGGGACCCCTACAGGTGGCCTGCACTATTAAG GAGCTGAGAGAGATGGTGAACCTGCCTGGCACCAGACCAGAGATGGAGGCGTCTGAGTTTGAGGGCATAGCAGAAACTCTTAAAT cGCTGGCCAGGCCCAGGAAGCGTCTGACTGAGCTGCTGCTGAAGGCTGCAATAGAGACTCCAGGGGAGGAGGAGTTGGAGAGACGGAACAGGGCAGAGCGGGCCTGGGGATTCCGCTTCCTCCGGAAGCCCCTGGAGGTCCTCCCCTCCACTGACCTCATCAGGGCCGCAGGGATACGATTGGCTGTCAATCGGCTGGAG ggCGACGGTGAGGGGGTGAGGGCAGTGGCCACCGGTGAGGTGGAAGATGTGGAGTGCGGCCTAGTCATCAGCAGCATCGGCTACAAGAGCCTTCTCATCGACCCCGCCGTCCCCTTCGACGCCCGAAAAGCCATCATCCCCAACACTATGGGCCGCGTGCAGCAGACTGCAG gTCTGTACTGCAGTGGCTGGGTGAAGAGGGGTCCCACGGGGGTGATAGCCACCACCATGAACGACAGCTTTGACACAGCCAGGACTCTGCTACAGGACATTGGTAAAGGAACACTGGATGTATCCACTGTCAAGCCTGGCTCACAGGGGGTCTCCACCCTCCTGGAGAAAAGAG GTGTGAAGCCAGTTTCGTTCTCTGACTGGGAGAAGATCGACAGTGAGGAGACGAGGAGGGGAGAGATCAAGGGAAAGCCCAGGGAAAAGATGCTGGACGTGGGAGAGATGCTGCAGGTAGCCCGGGCATAG